The Malus sylvestris chromosome 12, drMalSylv7.2, whole genome shotgun sequence genome contains a region encoding:
- the LOC126594561 gene encoding glucan endo-1,3-beta-glucosidase-like: protein MHFSNIYKTGKALMASILLLLVVLMPALQITGAQSVGVCYGRNGNNLPAEGEVVDLYKSNGIGRMRIYEPNEATLQALRGSNIELTVTILNSELPALNDAAAATAWVQKNVQPYSADVRFKYIAVGNEIHHYSAEVGSLLPAIQNIHSAIVAANLQGQIKVSTAIDTTLVANPFPPSDGVYDAANQFIQPVIDFLVSSGAPLLVNVYPYFSYTDNPSIDLAYALFTSQGVVVPDGTRYPSLFDALLDAQYAALEKAGAPNMEIVVSESGWPSEGGDQATPQNAATFYQNLINHVTSTTGTPKRPGKAIETYLFAMFDENLKDGKPVEKHFGVFSPNKQPKYQLTFG from the coding sequence GTGCACAATCTGTTGGTGTTTGTTATGGACGAAACGGCAACAATTTACCAGCTGAAGGAGAAGTGGTTGACTTGTACAAAAGCAATGGCATCGGACGGATGAGGATCTATGAACCAAATGAAGCAACATTGCAAGCCCTTAGAGGTTCCAACATAGAACTCACAGTCACCATCCTCAACAGCGAGCTTCCAGCCCTCAATGATGCTGCTGCTGCAACTGCCTGGGTCCAGAAGAACGTACAACCCTATTCAGCTGATGTTCGATTCAAATACATCGCTGTTGGAAACGAAATACACCACTATTCTGCAGAGGTCGGGTCTCTCCTGCCTGCCATCCAAAACATCCACAGTGCAATTGTAGCAGCCAATCTGCAAGGCCAAATCAAAGTCTCTACAGCAATTGACACAACTCTTGTGGCCAATCCCTTCCCTCCCTCCGATGGAGTATATGACGCTGCAAATCAATTCATACAACCAGTCATCGACTTCCTCGTCAGCAGTGGGGCCCCACTCCTTGTGAATGTGTACCCTTACTTCAGCTACACTGATAACCCTAGCATAGACCTTGCCTATGCCTTGTTCACTTCGCAAGGGGTTGTAGTGCCGGATGGGACTCGATACCCTAGCCTCTTTGACGCTCTTCTGGACGCTCAGTACGCAGCTCTTGAAAAAGCTGGTGCACCAAATATGGAGATAGTCGTATCAGAGAGCGGTTGGCCTTCTGAAGGTGGTGATCAAGCAACCCCTCAGAACGCAGCCACATTCTACCAGAATTTGATCAACCATGTGACGAGTACTACTGGGACTCCAAAGAGGCCTGGTAAAGCTATAGAGACTTATCTTTTTGCAATGTTTGATGAAAATCTCAAGGACGGTAAACCAGTTGAGAAACACTTTGGTGTTTTCTCCCCTAACAAACAGCCCAAGTACCAACTCACATTTGGATAG